A genome region from Deinococcus sp. KNUC1210 includes the following:
- a CDS encoding VOC family protein codes for MTQPLPAQVFPNGARVQRLRVARPTDQLEAVVRFYRDGLGVPVIGHFEDHAGYDGVMLGLPDAGIHLEFTRFAGGSPGTAPSNDNLLVLYVQDSTDLKLFETSFAAAGHLPVEPENPYWLGKSLTFQDPDGWRVVIFDLSASA; via the coding sequence GTGACCCAGCCGCTTCCGGCACAGGTCTTTCCGAATGGAGCCAGGGTGCAGCGCCTGCGTGTGGCGCGTCCGACCGACCAGCTCGAAGCGGTGGTCCGTTTCTACCGCGACGGGCTGGGCGTACCGGTCATCGGGCACTTTGAAGACCATGCGGGCTACGACGGCGTGATGCTGGGCCTGCCCGATGCGGGCATCCACCTGGAATTTACCCGCTTTGCAGGCGGCAGCCCCGGCACCGCGCCCTCGAACGACAATCTGCTCGTGCTGTACGTGCAGGACAGCACCGATCTGAAGCTGTTCGAGACATCGTTCGCCGCCGCCGGGCATCTGCCTGTAGAACCGGAAAACCCGTACTGGCTCGGCAAGAGCCTGACCTTTCAGGACCCGGACGGCTGGCGCGTGGTGATCTTCGATCTATCGGCCAGCGCGTGA
- the mqnE gene encoding aminofutalosine synthase MqnE translates to MKWIRDPALLPIAAKVEAGERLSFEEGLTLFHTPDLNALMRLANLRRVQLHGDKTYFVHSMRLEFTNICYVGCTFCAFAAHKNEERAWDYDEAAVVEHVREKYVPGITELHMSSGHHPNRSWSFYPNMVRQLKANFPDLQVKAFTAAEIEHLSKISKKPTLEVLRELMDAGLSAMPGGGAEIFADRVRLQVAKNKVKADKWLQIHREAHSLGMRTNATMLYGHIETLAERLDHMDRLRTLQDQSLAEFGGGFHAFIPLAFQPMGNTLAQNLGKTDYTTGLDDLRNLAVSRLYLDNFPHIKGYWVMISSELTQVSLDWGVSDVDGTILEEHIAHAAGATSPMELSKARMIRMIQQAGRLPILRDAYYNELESYPAHEEVAAD, encoded by the coding sequence ATGAAGTGGATTCGTGACCCCGCCCTGCTGCCCATCGCCGCCAAAGTCGAGGCGGGCGAGCGGCTGAGTTTCGAGGAGGGCCTGACCCTCTTTCACACCCCCGACCTGAACGCCCTGATGCGGCTGGCAAACCTGCGGCGCGTGCAGCTTCACGGCGACAAGACGTATTTCGTGCACAGCATGAGGCTGGAATTTACCAACATCTGCTACGTGGGCTGCACCTTCTGCGCGTTTGCGGCGCACAAGAACGAGGAACGGGCCTGGGATTACGACGAGGCGGCGGTGGTCGAGCATGTGCGTGAAAAGTACGTGCCGGGCATCACCGAGCTGCACATGAGCAGCGGGCATCATCCCAACCGCTCCTGGAGCTTTTACCCCAACATGGTGCGGCAACTCAAGGCGAACTTCCCCGACTTGCAGGTCAAGGCCTTTACCGCTGCCGAGATCGAGCATCTGTCCAAAATTTCAAAAAAGCCCACGCTGGAAGTGCTGCGCGAACTGATGGACGCGGGCCTGAGCGCCATGCCCGGGGGCGGCGCAGAGATTTTTGCCGACCGTGTACGCCTTCAGGTCGCCAAAAACAAGGTCAAGGCCGACAAGTGGCTGCAAATCCACCGCGAAGCGCACAGCCTGGGCATGCGAACCAACGCCACCATGCTGTACGGACATATCGAGACGCTGGCCGAACGCCTCGATCATATGGACCGGCTCAGAACGCTTCAGGATCAGTCGCTGGCCGAGTTCGGCGGCGGATTTCACGCCTTCATTCCGCTGGCTTTTCAGCCGATGGGCAACACGCTGGCACAGAATCTGGGCAAGACCGACTACACCACCGGCCTCGACGATCTGCGAAATCTGGCGGTGTCGCGGCTGTACCTCGATAACTTCCCGCACATCAAGGGCTACTGGGTCATGATTTCCAGCGAACTGACGCAGGTGAGCCTCGACTGGGGCGTATCGGACGTGGACGGCACCATTCTGGAAGAACACATCGCCCACGCTGCCGGGGCCACCAGCCCGATGGAACTGAGCAAGGCCCGCATGATCCGTATGATTCAACAGGCCGGACGGCTGCCGATTCTGCGCGACGCTTATTACAACGAGCTGGAGAGCTACCCGGCGCACGAAGAAGTGGCGGCGGACTGA
- the fba gene encoding class II fructose-1,6-bisphosphate aldolase, which translates to MLVTGNDILIPARAGKYGVAAFNTNNMEITQAIIHTAEKLRSPVIVQMSEGAIKYGGQDLANIVKDIASRASVPVALHLDHGSSYASALNAIRMGFTSVMIDASHHSFDDNVAETKKVVEAAHAMGISVEAELGRLGGIEEHVIVDEKDAFLTDPQEAVTFVNATGVDYLAIAIGTSHGAYKGKGRPYIDQARIEEIGSLIAIPLVAHGSSGVPAEIVQRFRDSGGEIGDAAGIADEDLEKATQHGIAKVNVDTDLRLASTVGIREVLKNSPKEFDPRKVFGPARDVMAQVIEHKLRVLGSVGKA; encoded by the coding sequence ATGCTCGTAACCGGAAATGACATTTTGATCCCCGCCCGTGCAGGTAAATACGGCGTGGCCGCGTTCAACACCAACAACATGGAGATCACCCAGGCAATTATCCACACCGCCGAAAAGCTCCGCAGCCCGGTCATCGTGCAGATGAGCGAGGGAGCCATCAAATACGGCGGTCAGGACCTCGCCAACATCGTCAAGGACATTGCCAGCCGCGCCAGCGTGCCTGTCGCGCTGCACCTCGACCACGGCTCCAGCTATGCCAGTGCGCTCAATGCCATTCGCATGGGCTTCACCTCTGTCATGATCGACGCCTCGCACCACAGCTTCGACGACAACGTGGCCGAGACGAAGAAGGTCGTGGAGGCCGCGCATGCGATGGGCATCAGCGTCGAGGCTGAACTGGGACGACTCGGCGGCATCGAAGAGCACGTGATCGTGGACGAGAAAGACGCGTTCCTGACCGATCCGCAGGAAGCCGTGACCTTCGTGAATGCTACGGGCGTCGATTATCTGGCGATTGCCATCGGCACCAGCCACGGCGCGTATAAGGGCAAGGGCCGCCCGTACATCGATCAGGCCCGCATCGAGGAAATTGGCAGCCTGATCGCCATTCCGCTGGTCGCGCACGGCAGCAGCGGCGTGCCTGCCGAGATCGTGCAGCGCTTCCGGGACAGCGGCGGCGAGATCGGAGACGCGGCGGGCATTGCCGACGAGGATCTGGAGAAGGCCACGCAGCACGGCATTGCCAAGGTCAATGTGGATACCGACCTGCGCCTTGCCAGCACCGTGGGCATCCGCGAAGTGCTGAAGAACAGCCCCAAGGAATTTGATCCGCGCAAGGTCTTCGGGCCTGCCAGAGACGTGATGGCTCAGGTCATCGAGCACAAGCTGCGGGTACTGGGCAGCGTCGGCAAAGCCTAA
- a CDS encoding NADPH-dependent FMN reductase yields the protein MIRLLGLSGSLRAASINTALLHAAAELLPEGTTLDVLTAWSDLPPFSPDLETADPPPPGVQAFRAALSAASGVLIACPEYAHGLPGAFKNALDWVVGSGELSGKPVLTLNAAPNSHHAQAALLEVLRTMDARPVSGSPWAVPGLHRRMTAPDVLAHAEAKAALEAAILELTSASSAQMQP from the coding sequence ATGATTCGTCTGCTGGGACTGTCCGGAAGCCTGCGGGCGGCTTCGATCAATACAGCGCTGCTGCACGCCGCCGCCGAACTGCTGCCGGAAGGAACGACACTGGACGTCTTGACTGCCTGGAGCGATCTGCCGCCCTTCAGCCCCGATCTGGAAACGGCAGACCCTCCCCCACCGGGCGTGCAGGCCTTCCGCGCCGCGCTGAGTGCCGCCAGCGGCGTGCTGATCGCCTGCCCGGAGTACGCACATGGCCTGCCGGGAGCTTTCAAGAATGCGCTCGACTGGGTGGTGGGGAGTGGCGAGCTGAGCGGAAAGCCAGTCCTGACGCTGAACGCCGCGCCCAATTCGCACCACGCACAGGCGGCACTCCTGGAAGTGCTGCGAACGATGGATGCTCGCCCGGTTTCCGGCTCGCCGTGGGCCGTTCCCGGCCTGCACCGCCGCATGACCGCCCCCGACGTGCTGGCACACGCAGAAGCGAAAGCCGCACTGGAGGCGGCAATACTTGAGCTGACCTCCGCCAGCTCTGCACAGATGCAGCCATGA
- the groL gene encoding chaperonin GroEL (60 kDa chaperone family; promotes refolding of misfolded polypeptides especially under stressful conditions; forms two stacked rings of heptamers to form a barrel-shaped 14mer; ends can be capped by GroES; misfolded proteins enter the barrel where they are refolded when GroES binds), whose product MAKQLVFDESARRSLERGVNAVANAVKVTLGPRGRNVVIEKKFGSPTITKDGVTVAKEIELEDKLENIGAQLLKEVASKTNDITGDGTTTATVLGQAVVKEGLRNVAAGANPLALKRGIEKAVAAAIEEIKKLSVPVEDSDAIKKVAGISANDEQVGEEIANAMDKVGKEGVITIEESKGFDTEVDVVEGMQFDKGFINPYFVTNTDKMEAVLEDAYLLIVEKKISALKDLLPVLEKVAQTGRPLLIIAEDVEGEALATLVVNKLRGTLNIAAVKAPGFGDRRKEMLRDIAAVTGGQVVTEDLGHKLESVGLDMLGRAKRIRITKDETTVIDGAGDQSQIESRVGAIKAELETTDSDYAKEKLQERLAKLSGGVAVIRVGAATETELKEKKHRYEDALSTARSAVEEGIVSGGGTTLLRIIPAVRAAAEALTGDEATGARILIRALEEPARQIAVNAGFEGSVVVNAVINSDKPRYGFNAATGEFVDDMVAAGIVDPAKVTRTALQNAASIGALILTTEAIVSDKPEKSQPSAGQGGGGMGGGDMGGMDF is encoded by the coding sequence ATGGCTAAACAACTGGTATTTGATGAATCCGCCCGCCGCAGCCTGGAGCGCGGCGTCAACGCTGTCGCCAACGCCGTCAAAGTGACCCTCGGGCCGCGTGGCCGCAACGTGGTCATCGAGAAGAAGTTCGGCTCGCCCACCATCACCAAGGACGGCGTGACCGTCGCCAAGGAAATCGAGCTGGAAGACAAGCTCGAGAACATCGGCGCACAGCTGCTGAAGGAAGTCGCCAGCAAGACCAACGACATTACCGGTGACGGCACCACCACCGCCACGGTGCTCGGTCAGGCGGTCGTGAAGGAAGGTCTGCGGAACGTGGCTGCCGGAGCCAACCCGCTCGCCCTGAAGCGCGGCATCGAGAAGGCCGTGGCTGCGGCCATCGAAGAGATCAAGAAGCTCAGCGTGCCCGTCGAGGACAGCGACGCGATCAAGAAGGTCGCGGGCATCAGCGCCAACGACGAGCAGGTCGGCGAGGAAATCGCCAACGCGATGGACAAGGTGGGCAAGGAAGGCGTCATCACCATCGAAGAGAGCAAGGGTTTTGACACCGAAGTCGATGTGGTCGAAGGCATGCAGTTCGACAAGGGCTTCATCAACCCCTACTTCGTGACCAACACCGACAAGATGGAAGCGGTGCTGGAAGACGCCTACCTCCTGATCGTCGAGAAGAAGATCAGTGCGCTGAAGGACCTGCTCCCCGTGCTGGAGAAGGTCGCCCAGACGGGCCGCCCCCTGCTGATCATCGCGGAAGACGTGGAAGGCGAGGCGCTGGCGACCCTGGTGGTCAACAAGCTGCGCGGCACGCTGAACATCGCTGCCGTCAAGGCTCCCGGCTTCGGTGATCGCCGCAAGGAAATGCTGCGCGACATCGCTGCCGTGACCGGCGGTCAGGTCGTCACCGAGGACCTGGGCCACAAGCTGGAGAGCGTGGGCCTCGATATGCTGGGCCGCGCCAAGCGCATCCGTATCACCAAGGACGAGACCACCGTGATCGACGGTGCGGGCGACCAGAGCCAGATCGAGTCGCGTGTGGGGGCCATCAAGGCCGAGCTGGAGACCACCGACAGCGACTACGCCAAGGAGAAGCTCCAGGAGCGTCTCGCCAAGCTGTCGGGCGGCGTGGCGGTCATCCGGGTCGGCGCTGCCACCGAGACCGAACTGAAAGAGAAGAAGCACCGCTACGAGGACGCTCTCAGCACCGCACGCAGCGCTGTTGAAGAGGGCATCGTGTCGGGCGGCGGGACCACGCTGCTGCGGATTATTCCCGCCGTGCGTGCAGCCGCCGAAGCCCTGACCGGCGACGAGGCCACCGGAGCGCGTATCCTGATCCGCGCCCTGGAGGAGCCCGCCCGTCAGATCGCGGTCAACGCCGGATTCGAGGGCAGCGTCGTCGTGAACGCCGTCATCAACTCCGACAAGCCCCGTTACGGCTTCAACGCCGCGACCGGCGAGTTCGTGGATGACATGGTGGCGGCGGGTATCGTCGATCCGGCCAAGGTCACGCGCACCGCGCTCCAGAACGCCGCCAGCATCGGCGCACTCATCCTCACCACCGAGGCCATCGTGTCCGACAAGCCCGAGAAGAGCCAGCCCAGCGCTGGTCAGGGTGGCGGCGGCATGGGCGGCGGCGACATGGGCGGGATGGACTTCTAA
- a CDS encoding menaquinone biosynthetic enzyme MqnA/MqnD family protein, protein MTQTHLPSYPIGLIHYTNVAPILDALELPEGVSAVRGVPTEMNAALLNGTVNLANISAVEFIRNADVLSALPDFSVSVLGAVYSVNLFHKKPWGDLRGGRIALTAQSATSVALLEVLLSETGVQARLERAEGTALDLLAAGYDGVLRIGDDALREWYEVVGPINEERSMLDLPHQSGGITVTDLAQRWFVLTGHPFAFAVWAYRKDAPPPHALLQAMRQARRYGIGHLSEIAERHAAQLGLPARVVQHYLWNFRYHLEAPDRLGLDEFAAKVAPGHAPLVLSDGRSVPAAATP, encoded by the coding sequence ATGACTCAAACGCACCTTCCTTCCTACCCTATCGGCCTGATCCATTACACCAACGTCGCGCCGATTCTGGACGCTCTGGAGCTGCCGGAAGGCGTGAGTGCCGTGCGCGGTGTGCCGACGGAGATGAACGCCGCGCTGCTGAACGGAACGGTCAATCTGGCGAATATCAGCGCGGTGGAATTTATCCGAAACGCCGACGTTCTGAGCGCCCTTCCCGATTTCTCGGTGAGTGTGCTGGGCGCGGTCTACAGCGTGAATCTGTTTCATAAAAAGCCCTGGGGCGACCTGCGCGGCGGGCGCATTGCCCTGACGGCTCAGAGCGCGACCAGCGTGGCGCTGCTGGAAGTGCTGCTGAGTGAAACCGGCGTACAGGCGCGGCTGGAGCGGGCAGAGGGCACGGCTCTCGACCTGCTGGCGGCGGGGTATGACGGCGTTTTGCGAATCGGAGACGACGCCCTGCGCGAGTGGTACGAGGTGGTCGGGCCGATCAACGAGGAACGCAGCATGCTCGACCTGCCTCATCAGAGCGGCGGCATCACCGTGACCGATCTGGCGCAGCGCTGGTTCGTGCTGACCGGGCATCCGTTCGCCTTCGCGGTCTGGGCCTACCGCAAAGACGCGCCGCCGCCGCACGCGCTGCTTCAGGCGATGCGGCAGGCCCGCAGATACGGCATCGGGCATCTGAGCGAGATCGCCGAGCGCCACGCGGCACAGCTGGGCCTGCCTGCACGGGTGGTGCAGCATTACCTCTGGAATTTCCGTTACCACCTGGAAGCCCCGGACAGGCTGGGCCTCGACGAATTCGCGGCCAAAGTCGCCCCCGGTCACGCGCCGCTGGTGCTGTCGGACGGACGCAGCGTGCCAGCAGCAGCCACACCCTGA
- a CDS encoding SdrD B-like domain-containing protein — protein MRFKNRNPGGGGNDLAIDDLTFTNCTGLNIGSLSGTVYLDTNRDSVLQSATDTAQAGVTVQLVNSAGVVTTSAVTDSTGYYAFYNVPAATYTVRVQPSDPNINTTYVATAPTGAQRTGVVIGTGAFVLNQDFGYQQGVDVQALKTQRLGTTGSFSSAALTSVPRTQFVQYQLTLKNSGTVATTTPSTLTDVLSSSFSTPTIAGAATAAGGATGCAASYGTGSSSKTLTMTAATLPVGASCVVTIQVQASTVGVLSNTATASPPSGVPDYASTNNTATVSLTVLGSPVGVLTKRVRNLGSMSALNTGAVFGTAISGKPGDVTEYCIDYSNAAGVLNAAGFVLSDVLPANTSAWTDGYGTGKGLQWVSTIAGTTTTTLLTSATTSAASTPSPDDSGELNSAATLRVGTLNSGDSGSMCFRAIIR, from the coding sequence GTGCGGTTCAAGAACAGGAATCCGGGCGGCGGCGGCAACGACCTCGCCATCGACGATCTGACCTTTACCAACTGCACCGGCCTGAATATCGGGTCGCTGAGCGGCACCGTTTACCTCGATACCAACCGCGACAGCGTCCTTCAGTCGGCCACCGACACCGCACAGGCAGGCGTGACGGTGCAGCTCGTGAATTCCGCCGGAGTCGTGACGACCAGCGCTGTGACCGACAGCACCGGGTACTACGCCTTTTACAACGTGCCTGCTGCCACGTACACCGTGCGCGTTCAGCCGAGCGATCCCAACATCAATACCACCTATGTCGCCACCGCGCCCACCGGGGCACAGCGTACCGGCGTCGTGATCGGCACGGGGGCCTTCGTGCTGAATCAGGATTTCGGCTATCAGCAGGGAGTGGACGTGCAGGCGCTCAAGACGCAGCGGCTGGGCACCACGGGCAGCTTCAGCAGCGCCGCACTCACCTCGGTGCCGCGCACACAGTTCGTGCAGTATCAGCTGACCCTGAAGAACAGCGGCACCGTCGCCACCACCACGCCCAGCACCCTGACCGACGTGCTGAGCAGCAGTTTCAGTACGCCGACCATCGCGGGGGCAGCAACGGCAGCGGGCGGGGCCACCGGATGTGCGGCCAGCTACGGCACGGGCAGCAGCAGCAAAACCCTGACCATGACGGCGGCGACCCTGCCGGTCGGTGCTTCGTGCGTGGTCACGATTCAGGTGCAGGCCAGCACGGTCGGTGTCCTCAGCAACACCGCGACGGCCAGTCCGCCCAGCGGGGTTCCCGACTACGCCAGCACCAACAACACCGCGACCGTGAGTCTCACCGTACTGGGGTCTCCGGTCGGCGTCCTGACCAAGCGTGTCAGAAATCTCGGCTCCATGTCGGCGCTCAATACCGGCGCGGTGTTTGGCACGGCCATTTCCGGCAAACCCGGCGACGTGACTGAATACTGCATTGATTACAGCAACGCGGCGGGCGTCCTGAATGCTGCCGGGTTTGTGCTCAGCGACGTACTGCCCGCCAATACGAGCGCCTGGACAGACGGCTACGGCACAGGCAAGGGCCTCCAGTGGGTCAGCACCATCGCGGGCACCACGACCACGACGCTGCTCACCAGCGCCACGACGAGCGCAGCCAGCACGCCCAGCCCCGACGACTCGGGCGAACTGAACAGCGCCGCGACGCTGCGGGTGGGCACGCTCAACTCGGGCGACAGCGGCAGCATGTGCTTCCGCGCCATCATCCGCTGA
- a CDS encoding nucleoside deaminase produces the protein MSNAVPWDVVMEEAWDAYSAGSLPIGACALDETGEVLSRGRNRLGEAKQVQGIIAGHRMAHAEMNALLCLPDLTAEQSRRLTLVSSVEPCPMCLGAMRMQRISRLAFAARDAWAGHTDALEQTFYYRQKPTTLLRPPPEIEAWCSVLLICSLFESEMPRDHGFFEVHRQQQPQHFAAAQHLHTLGSWQRLRQQHAPFNAARTLLT, from the coding sequence GTGAGCAACGCTGTGCCCTGGGACGTGGTGATGGAAGAAGCCTGGGACGCCTATTCGGCGGGTTCACTGCCTATCGGAGCCTGTGCCTTGGACGAGACTGGCGAGGTGCTGTCACGTGGGCGAAACCGATTGGGTGAGGCAAAGCAGGTTCAGGGCATCATCGCTGGGCACCGTATGGCCCACGCTGAAATGAATGCGCTGCTCTGCCTGCCCGATCTGACAGCCGAACAGTCACGCCGACTGACGCTGGTTTCCAGTGTCGAACCCTGCCCGATGTGCCTGGGAGCCATGCGAATGCAGCGCATCTCCCGGCTGGCTTTTGCTGCCCGTGACGCGTGGGCGGGGCATACCGACGCGCTCGAACAGACCTTCTATTATCGGCAGAAGCCCACCACGCTGCTTCGCCCGCCTCCCGAGATCGAAGCGTGGTGCAGCGTCCTGCTGATCTGTAGCCTGTTCGAGAGCGAAATGCCCCGCGACCACGGGTTCTTCGAAGTTCACCGTCAACAGCAGCCACAGCATTTCGCGGCGGCGCAGCATCTGCATACGCTCGGAAGCTGGCAACGCCTGCGCCAACAGCACGCCCCCTTCAACGCTGCACGCACTCTGCTGACCTGA
- a CDS encoding helix-hairpin-helix domain-containing protein — MKRPAHVLLGLLTAVTLAGTALAASGTTTAMSSTTMKMPKPTVTLPPAGFKVNVNTGTAADLLKVPGLSQKVVDDLIKNRPYKDQAELVKKVKGIGPKNVLKMAPYFSY, encoded by the coding sequence ATGAAACGTCCTGCCCATGTCCTACTCGGCCTGCTGACCGCCGTCACCCTCGCCGGAACCGCCCTGGCTGCCAGCGGCACCACCACCGCAATGTCTTCGACCACCATGAAGATGCCCAAACCCACCGTTACGCTGCCGCCTGCTGGCTTCAAGGTCAATGTGAATACCGGCACCGCCGCCGATCTGCTGAAGGTGCCGGGGCTGTCTCAGAAAGTCGTGGACGACCTGATCAAGAACCGTCCCTACAAAGATCAGGCGGAACTGGTCAAGAAGGTCAAGGGCATCGGCCCCAAAAACGTCCTGAAGATGGCACCCTACTTCAGCTACTAA
- the groES gene encoding co-chaperone GroES, whose product MLKPLGDRILVEIIEESEQKTAGGLYVPDTAKEKSQRGKVVAVGSGKTLDNGTKLALEVSVGDTVYFAKYGGTEVTLEGKNYSILAERDILAIVD is encoded by the coding sequence ATGCTGAAACCTTTGGGCGACCGGATTCTGGTAGAAATCATCGAGGAAAGCGAGCAGAAGACGGCGGGCGGCCTGTACGTCCCGGATACCGCCAAAGAGAAGAGCCAGCGCGGCAAGGTGGTCGCGGTGGGCAGCGGCAAGACCCTGGACAACGGCACCAAGCTCGCCCTGGAAGTTTCGGTGGGCGACACCGTGTACTTCGCCAAGTACGGCGGCACCGAAGTGACGCTGGAAGGCAAGAATTACAGCATTCTGGCCGAGCGCGACATCCTGGCGATTGTTGACTGA
- a CDS encoding GGDEF domain-containing protein encodes MNSLPLLDRAEFDVALEELGDTPLTLALIDLDQFKNVNDTLGHIAGDAVLRTVERLLTRSLPAGSLVARIGGDEYATALPDTPAETALILLSEVIRHFQQPENRDPAWPTSLSMSVGLAYRPAHAQTLPDLMRAADAALYRAKVEGRGRACIYVESRMVLKSNYYPKASLERLSKLSAALGRTEASLLREALDDVAEKYRAEL; translated from the coding sequence ATGAATTCACTGCCGCTGCTCGACCGTGCCGAATTTGACGTTGCCCTGGAGGAACTGGGCGACACTCCGCTGACGCTGGCGCTGATCGACCTGGATCAGTTCAAGAATGTGAACGACACCCTGGGCCACATTGCCGGAGACGCAGTCCTGAGGACCGTGGAGCGGCTGTTGACCCGGAGCCTGCCCGCCGGAAGTCTGGTGGCGCGCATCGGTGGCGACGAGTACGCCACGGCTCTTCCCGACACGCCCGCCGAGACCGCCCTGATTCTGCTGAGCGAAGTGATCCGGCACTTTCAGCAGCCCGAGAACCGGGACCCGGCGTGGCCCACCAGCCTGAGCATGTCAGTGGGACTGGCCTACCGCCCGGCCCACGCCCAGACGCTTCCCGACCTGATGAGGGCCGCCGATGCCGCGCTGTACCGCGCCAAAGTCGAGGGCCGAGGCCGCGCCTGCATCTATGTGGAAAGCCGAATGGTGCTGAAGAGCAACTACTATCCCAAAGCCAGCCTGGAGCGCCTGAGCAAACTGTCGGCAGCACTGGGCCGCACGGAAGCGAGCCTGCTGCGAGAAGCGCTGGATGACGTGGCGGAGAAATACCGAGCTGAACTGTGA
- a CDS encoding GNAT family N-acetyltransferase has translation MHHSLTLSEGRYTLRPLLAADIPALIALAVANAPEYARMGTLPTSEAFYTGALAAADQMPFVTLVDGELAGSTRYLNMVPAQRRLEIGSTWLAPQFMRTPANRTFKRLLLAHAFETLGLSRVEIKTDILNTRSQTAIERLGAVREGVLRKHMVRPDGSMRDTVMFSIVDDEWPTVKARLA, from the coding sequence ATGCACCACTCGCTCACCCTCTCGGAAGGCAGGTACACCCTGCGCCCGCTGCTGGCAGCCGACATTCCCGCGCTGATCGCCCTGGCAGTCGCCAATGCGCCGGAGTACGCCCGGATGGGCACGCTGCCCACCAGCGAGGCGTTTTATACCGGGGCGCTGGCGGCAGCCGACCAGATGCCGTTCGTGACACTGGTGGACGGTGAACTGGCGGGCAGTACGCGGTATCTGAATATGGTGCCCGCTCAGCGGCGGCTGGAAATCGGCAGTACGTGGCTGGCCCCTCAGTTCATGAGGACGCCTGCCAACCGCACCTTCAAACGCCTGCTGCTGGCGCACGCCTTCGAGACGCTCGGCCTGAGCAGGGTAGAAATCAAGACCGATATTCTGAATACCCGCTCTCAGACGGCCATCGAGCGGCTGGGAGCGGTGCGCGAGGGCGTGCTGCGAAAGCATATGGTCCGGCCCGATGGCAGCATGCGCGATACCGTCATGTTCAGCATCGTGGACGACGAATGGCCCACTGTGAAGGCGCGGCTGGCATGA
- a CDS encoding MGMT family protein, which yields MSDTAPAPESAAFRARVLALVARIPAGRVMTYGQLATLAGSPGAARQVGFIMNGLAQSELPWQRVINAQGAVSTDKLGFGDIQRGLLQHEGISFDASGRCDLKRLQWWPDEEEKGGQAGLF from the coding sequence ATGTCTGACACCGCGCCTGCCCCTGAATCTGCCGCCTTTCGCGCCCGTGTGCTCGCACTGGTCGCCCGCATTCCGGCAGGCCGCGTCATGACATATGGGCAACTGGCGACGCTCGCGGGGTCGCCGGGAGCCGCGCGGCAGGTCGGCTTCATCATGAACGGCCTCGCCCAGAGCGAGCTTCCCTGGCAGCGGGTCATCAATGCTCAGGGGGCGGTCAGTACCGACAAACTCGGCTTTGGCGACATTCAGCGCGGGCTGCTCCAACACGAGGGCATCTCGTTCGACGCCTCGGGTCGCTGCGACCTGAAGCGCCTCCAGTGGTGGCCTGACGAGGAAGAAAAGGGTGGGCAGGCGGGACTGTTCTAA